The Glycine max cultivar Williams 82 chromosome 17, Glycine_max_v4.0, whole genome shotgun sequence genome contains the following window.
actaaTGGTGGACTAGCGAAATAGATGGAATACAAATTCCAAagtcttttataattttctttattccCAACACTAAGGTTACAACGTCCAAGTACAAAAGTAGTTGTTTCCTAAAAATGTAATGGAAATATTTCCCTATTGATTATTCAAGTAACATCCTTACAAACGTATAGCATGTTTAGTTCGTGTTAGTTTACTTTCGAATGCTTAatcctaaaagcaacaaatcAGTTAATAGTAAGCAACAAATTAGTGGATTGGCGTTGAAGGATCTATCTGAAATACAACTTCACTTGTAGACATATCTCAACTATGATTTGAGATTTAGAACGACTATTGTATTCCATTGAGTTTTAAACCCCAAGTATACAAGATATTCAACCAAACTCAATAAATTCCAGTAGAAGAATTCAAGAATTTTGCTCGCTGggcagaaaaaaaattagaaaaatacacAAGGGAACCACGAGAAAAGCTGCAAGCTTAAGCAAATCCTCAGTCTGCGGTGTTATCACTCCGATCCTCGACCAGTCTCCGCTGTACCTGAAACAACGTTTGTGCATTGCCATGAATCCAGAACCAAAAAAACTTTCCTTAAActcaacaagaaagaaaagaaaacaaagcatGCTATTGCTAAGTTACTAACCCGGCATCGACGAACCCCAATCCAAACAGTCCAATGGCACCACGAGCGATAGTTGACTTGGAAACCCTCAGTGTGAAAGAGGGTCCCTTACTCTTCTCTTGAGACTCATTCCTTTTAGCCAAAGTTGTCACAAACCTCCTTCCATTTTTTCTCACAGGTACACAATAAGGGAGGCCCAAAACGCCACAGCTCCTTCCACTCACTTCCATTTCCTCTTATCCATAAGTACTAACACCTAACAATAAACAAGTTAAATTGGTTTGAGAAGGGCAACCTCGTAATTTGCTTCAAGGtacataaaaatacatgaatgcTACCAAGGGAAATTATAAGCGACGGACCACCATGTGCATCTCAACcaatttttacaatattatattttatgtcctTAACCGTTTAttataaagaagaaataaaagaaaaattaatcaatactaTTAAAAATTACGTAATAATTTCTATGtaatcttaaatattaattatatttcttagtTTATATCCCAAAATTGAAACAGAATAAGATGGAGTCCCACGAAATTAGATAATTTTCGATAAATTTGAAGGAATTAAGTTCTCTTATGCTGAGGAATATTTAGGTCATAAAAAACAAGTTGGAACCCTTTCTGTGTAGTTCCATCGCATCAAACCCTGGCAATGGCAGCTACGGCCATACAGAGGTTCCCCCAACACAAATACGTAGACGCAGTTCGCTGGCTTCCCCTACAATCCGCATTCGACCGATTCGCAGTTTTGGCACTCTTCGACTTCGATTCCGATGCTTCCTCCATCGAAATCCACTCTCTCAACCCAAACCCCCTCTCATTGGAACCACACTCTTCGTGGTCCTCTCCTTCCCGCGTTTCCTCCCTCAAGGCCTCGCACTTCCTCCAGAAGCCCCTCATTGTCGCTTCCACTTCCTCCGGTTCTCTCCACTTCCTCTTCTCCGATTCCTCCGTCGCAACGCTCGAGTCCGAGGTCTCCATTCCCGAGGGCGCGCTGCATTCCGTTCCCGCTTCTTGCGTTGACCTATTGGACGGTGGCGTCGAGTGCGTGACCGTTGGGGAAGATGGGAAGGTCAACTTGGTTGGTATTGGGGATTCCAATTTGAACTACCGGAGGTTGTTTGATAGCGCCGGCCTGGTCTCCTACACGGCGGTGAGCTGGGCGTCTCCGATGGAGTTCGCCACCGGTGGCTACGGCTTCGGTCTTCATTGGTGGGACCAACGGAAACCGGGAGGTCCGGTTTCTCAATTTAAGGGTAACtggtaagaaaaataaaaatgttagagCAGTGAGTAATTATTTTAGAGTGTCATATAATGCTTATCATTACTTCAAAAACTGCTAAATATAAAATGTTGTGTGTGATGGTAATCCAATCAACTAGTAGAAACTTATTATGCTGTGTTAGAAATCTGCCTGATGGTTTGCCGTGTAATTATGTTTGCAGGGATAAAAAATTGACATCTGGGATTGTGCACTCTATTGATATTCATCCGTCGCGAAAGCATACTTGCCTGGTAAGATGCCTATATTTCACTTGTCATATCTAAGTTTGCTATATCCAGTTATTTTGTGAACAAGATAACAAACACATGCCACTTTGTGAATGTTCTTGTAAGGAGCTGGGAGCATAATTGTGTTTAGATTTTAGTTTTACTCCATTAATGGTTGACAAGGTTTTAAATTCTGTTTGTGTGAAATTGTGGACAATTGCGGTTGCAGGCACCCAAAAAAGCTTGACAATGTTGCTGATATCTGATGGCTGCAGCtggtttttttaaaaccttgatggTTGATGCTGCAACTTGATGAAGTGTTTTGTGATATTGATGCTTGCTCTTCTTTATGTTCAGCAGTAGACTGCTAGTTGAAAATATGAATGTGGCATAATGCCAGCACAACTAACATGGCTACTCCTATGATGTGCTTAATTtgtgatttaacaaaattttaggcCAGTTTAATGACATTGCCAGAGCTGTTAGCTGTTTTTCACTTATGCATTAACAACTGCTTTGACATCAGTACTGGATGAATgattattgattttcttttgtaaGACTTGAATAAATCAAACTGGTGGTTTGATGATGCTTTGTGCTTTTTCTTGtatgctgctgctgctgatgttCCTGTGATTATTACATACTCAGGCTGGTGGTTCCTTAGGTACTGTTTTTGCCTGGGATCTTAGGTGGCAGCAACAACCGATTATACTTTCAGGCGCAGGGGCTGGTGCTGGTGGCAACACTGCTGTCCAGTCAATATCTGAAAGTGAGGTTTGGGAGGTTCAGTATGATCGTTGTATAAAACCAAATACTTCATCTACCCGGATCTTACCTTCCATGATCTGCTCTGAGGATGGAATTCTCGGTGTGATTGAGCAAGGTATATAGTTCATTGCACTTTGCAACATGTTATGGTGTCAATTCT
Protein-coding sequences here:
- the LOC100778234 gene encoding uncharacterized protein, with translation MEVSGRSCGVLGLPYCVPVRKNGRRFVTTLAKRNESQEKSKGPSFTLRVSKSTIARGAIGLFGLGFVDAGYSGDWSRIGVITPQTEDLLKLAAFLVVPLCIFLIFFLPSEQNS
- the LOC100778776 gene encoding nuclear pore complex protein NUP43, translating into MAATAIQRFPQHKYVDAVRWLPLQSAFDRFAVLALFDFDSDASSIEIHSLNPNPLSLEPHSSWSSPSRVSSLKASHFLQKPLIVASTSSGSLHFLFSDSSVATLESEVSIPEGALHSVPASCVDLLDGGVECVTVGEDGKVNLVGIGDSNLNYRRLFDSAGLVSYTAVSWASPMEFATGGYGFGLHWWDQRKPGGPVSQFKGNWDKKLTSGIVHSIDIHPSRKHTCLAGGSLGTVFAWDLRWQQQPIILSGAGAGAGGNTAVQSISESEVWEVQYDRCIKPNTSSTRILPSMICSEDGILGVIEQGEEPIELLAEPCAINSFDIDRHNPSDVICSLEWEAVAILTRQ